A DNA window from Melanotaenia boesemani isolate fMelBoe1 chromosome 6, fMelBoe1.pri, whole genome shotgun sequence contains the following coding sequences:
- the LOC121641029 gene encoding uncharacterized protein LOC121641029 isoform X2, which yields MAQFKFGMFYFRDNTIHVESTDIVTPQYRQQLVQVLKRPDLSSEDGWIQVCWGTRKAPKNKVAAKLLLLGDNYKELMGKKEAFLKDEDIWHMAVARRRTTPCTTTRDGSKPKKKRITATSSLTSDEDETQIDPSQVFQTNPKMTKAARDRALSQLKSSLLRRNPTTSTSLTSDVDTDIDTNVDLFDPPQASESTDLGQGESEEESVLMDQSRSSVDMQQDVMDALKEIPALVKCVRDLITTMKRMPPVMDTDSTSSGSSSPAPEMISLGNTGVQISKNCFLRLNRTRMSLFTQDLAVLIFGRDVLASSTLTGKPGPTGTAKEQLNPEKLSALVDTVIAEFPGTNVSDVRAVIRRKCNNENFVSKKKQ from the exons ATGGCGCAGTTCAAGTTCgggatgttttattttagggaCAACACAATTCACGTCGAAAGTACTGACATTGTGACACCTCAGTACAGACAGCAGCTCGTTCAGGTATTAAAACGGCCGGACCTCTCCAGTGAAGACGGATGGATACAAGTGTGCTGGGGCACCAGGAAAGCACCTAAAAACAAGGTGGCCGCGAAACTGCTCTTACTCGGAG ACAACTACAAGGAGttgatggggaaaaaagaagccTTCCTCAAGGATGAGGACATCTGGCACATGGCAGTTGCAAGGAGAAGGACCACACCATGTACCACAACACGTGATGGAAGCAAACCAAAG aaaaaaagaattactgCAACTTCCAGTCTCACTTCAGATGAAGATGAAACACAGATTGACCCATCACAAGTTTTTCAAACAAAT CCGAAGATGACAAAAGCTGCAAGAGACAGAGCCCTTTCCCAACTGAAATCCTCGCTGCTGAGAAGAAATCCAACAACCTCCACCTCCTTGACAAGTGATGTTGATACAGACATAGACACCAATGTGGACTTATTTGACCCACCTCAGGCTTCAGAATCAACT GACCTGGGCCAAGGGGAAAGTGAAGAGGAGAGTGTCCTGATGGATCAGTCCAGATCCAGTGTTGACATGCAACAGGACGTGATGGATGCTCTGAAAG AAATTCCAGCCTTAGTCAAGTGTGTCAGAGATCTTATTACAACCATGAAGAGAATGCCACCTGTCATGGACACTGACAGTACAAGTTCTGGTTCTTCCAGTCCAGCTCCAGAAATG ATTTCCTTGGGCAACACGGGGGTGCAGATCAGCAAAAACTGTTTCCTAAGACTAAACCGAACAAGAATGTCCCTGTTCACACAGGACTTAGCTGTGCTCATCTTTGGGCGGGATGTTTTGGCATCCTCGACTCTCACAGGAAAACCAGGGCCTACTGGAACAGCGAAAGAGCAGCTAAATCCGGAAAAGCTGAGTGCCCTCGTTG ATACAGTTATTGCTGAATTTCCAGGAACAAATGTGTCTGATGTGAGGGCAGTGATTCGGAGAAAATGTAACAATGAGAATTTTGTGAGCAAAAAGAAACAGTAA
- the LOC121640999 gene encoding uncharacterized protein LOC121640999: protein MAPKRHYKEYLLNESSQPSKATKYRRLAKENENTLNCRGNYKKYLSASCTTNNRGVLKEIPLSNNGERTYSLEEYPGDNPTTNKQNVPDEGLVAEGPSGQSSLECLRGKHLVTPITEHLLQDRPNRDSSEPAGEGVSRNTHPVLELPPSTYSHCTFQFCGDQQDMQIGPEAQDMLEKQPGCNVPATPTDQQETPNQQAETFLLDGDDPAYPGAPLTKGQSLILLMSYVLRHNVTGVALEHLLKIVNEHFPGMVPVTTYLFHKAYGQYGNYVPHFYCPACENYLGVNNTSELQCGACNAVTDSESCLKSGCFFLVLSLDSQIKTLLEQNQSLKKDWQCADVMSDIQCGEEYHKLKESGELGEDDITLIWNCDGIPVFRSSKYQIWPIQCQVIELEPKERKANICLPCLWFGEKKPNFLTYLKPFVDELQILEQNGIKWKDSANVQHVSKVYALICSSDSVARPLLRNTKQFNGFYGCDFCYHVGGGPYTNKGPKPHLRTEAKHFDHAMAATPDSPVMGVKGPSPLMKLTKFQMINGFVPEYQHCVCLGVTRQLAKLWFDSRNHDKEWYLGAKSDRIDKELIAIQPPVEITRVPRSVADRKYWKASEWRSFLLFYCLPLLNGVLLKKFWNHLFLFVFAMHILLGEKVKRCDIEVAERALKKFSLQFEKLYGAANMTFNVHLLTHLAASVRNWGPLWATSTFSFESFNGTLLQYFNGTTHVPEQIVKRFLCWRSLTQKAEKYMVDANEGVKCIFSHLLNSNVSSSNSSTLNENVRVFGNPCHHKLSALEKLAIKDLLSVTVEHCVCFHRFIVKGVLYHSSSNRSLKKRINSTVELQDGRLCRILCMSVFRAGDLSLHCILVKELVKTEGQLCKDSQLNIASTFMSEVSESRNVYAVPTDLFHRKCVLIQSRDKQYVIPLPNNVERD from the exons ATGGCACCCAAAAGACATTACAAAGAATATCTGCTGAATGAGTCGAGCCAACCTTCAAAGGCAACCAAATACAGACGGCTAGCAAAGGAGAACGAG AATACTTTAAACTGCAGAGGAAATTACAAGAAATACCTCAGTGCATCCTGTACAACTAACAATAGAGGAGTCTTGAAAGAG ATTCCACTTTCAAATAACGGTGAACGAACATATTCTCTGGAGGAATATCCAGGAGACAATCCCACAACTAACAAACAG AATGTTCCCGATGAGGGCCTTGTTGCAGAAGGACCAAGCGGTCAGTCATCTTTAGAATGTTTGAGAGGAAAGCATCTTGTCACTCCAATAACAGAGCATCTGCTTCAGGACAGACCAAACAGAGATTCATCAGAG CCTGCCGGAGAGGGGGTCTCCAGAAATACCCACCCAGTGCTAGAATtgccaccctccacctactcacACTGCACTTTTCAATTTTGTGGGGATCAACAAGATATGCAAATCGGACCAGAAGCACAG GACATGTTAGAGAAGCAACCAGGATGCAATGTGCCTGCTACTCCAACTGATCAGCAAGAGACACCAAACCAACAG GCAGAGACATTTTTGTTGGATGGAGATGATCCAGCGTATCCTGGAGCTCCACTGACAAAGGGACAAAGTTTAATCTTACTGATGTCTTATGTACTAAGGCACAATGTGACAGGTGTGGCACTGGAACATCTACTGAAGATTGTTAATGAACATTTCCCTGGAATGGTACCAGTAACCACATACCTTTTTCACAAAGCTTATGGACAATATGGAAATTATGTCCCCCATTTTTACTGTCCAGCATGTGAAAACTACTTGGGGGTAAATAATACCAGTGAACTACAGTGTGGAGCTTGTAATGCAGTAACTGATTCAGAGAGCTGTCTCAAAAGTGGGTGTTTCTTTCTAGTGCTTAGTTTGGATTCACAAATCAAAACATTGCTTGAACAAaaccaaagtttaaaaaaagactggcAATGTGCAGATGTCATGTCAGATATACAGTGTGGAGAAGAGTACCATAAACTCAAAGAATCAGGTGAATTAGGTGAGGATGACATAACTTTAATTTGGAACTGTGATGGAATTCCAGTTTTCAGGAGTTCAAAGTATCAAATTTGGCCCATTCAGTGCCAGGTTATAGAACTTGAACCTAAAGAACGGAAGGCAAATATCTGTCTTCCTTGTCTCTGGTTTGGCGAGAAGAAGCCAAACTTCTTAACATATTTGAAGCCATTTGTTGATGAACTGCAAATTTTAGAACAAAATGGTATTAAATGGAAGGACTCAGCAAATGTACAACATGTCTCCAAAGTGTATGCTCTGATATGCAGTTCAGATTCAGTTGCTCGCCCACTTCTAAGAAACACCAAACAGTTTAATGGCTTTTATGGATGTGATTTTTGTTACCATGTTGGTGGTGGTCCTTACACAAACAAAGGCCCAAAACCACATCTTAGAACTGAAGCTAAGCATTTTGATCACGCAATGGCTGCAACACCAGACAGTCCAGTAATGGGAGTAAAAGGACCTTCACCATTAATGAAACTCACAAAGTTTCAAATGATAAATGGATTTGTTCCAGAGTATCAGCATTGTGTCTGCCTTGGTGTGACAAGGCAATTAGCAAAACTGTGGTTTGACTCAAGAAATCATGACAAAGAGTGGTACTTAGGAGCAAAATCAGACCGCATTGACAAAGAGCTCATTGCAATTCAACCCCCTGTTGAGATAACAAGAGTACCACGATCTGTTGCAGACAGAAAATATTGGAAAGCATCAGAGTGGAGGTCATTCCTGTTATTCTATTGCCTGCCTTTACTGAATGGGGTCTTACTAAAGAAGTTCTGGAACcacctttttctgtttgtgttcgCTATGCACATTCTTTTGGGAGAAAAGGTGAAACGCTGTGATATTGAAGTAGCTGAAAGAGCTCTCAAGAAGTTCTCACTGCAGTTTGAGAAGTTATATGGTGCAGCAAATATGACATTTAATGTCCATCTTCTGACACACCTTGCAGCAAGTGTTAGGAACTGGGGCCCTTTGTGGGCCACATCAACCTTTTCCTTTGAATCATTTAATGGCACTTTGTTACAGTACTTCAATGGGACAACACATGTTCCAGAGCAAATAGTTAAAAGGTTTCTTTGCTGGAGGAGTCTAACACAAAAAGCCGAAAAGTACATGGTAGATGCTAATGAAGGggtgaaatgcattttttcacaTCTCCTAAACAGCAATGTATCAAGTTCTAATTCATCTACCCTGAATGAAAATGTCAGGGTTTTTGGTAATCCCTGTCATCACAAACTGTCAGCATTAGAAAAACTTGCTATCAAAGACTTGCTAAGTGTTACAGTCGAacactgtgtttgttttcaccGTTTCATTGTAAAAGGCGTACTGTATCATTCCAGCAGTAACAGAAGTCTAAAAAAAAGGATCAACTCAACAGTGGAGTTACAGGATGGAAGATTATGTAGAATTCTTTGCATGTCAGTATTCAGAGCAGGCGATTTGTCATTGCACTGTATATTGGTAAAGGAGCTTGTGAAGACTGAGGGACAGCTCTGCAAGGATAGTCAACTGAACATTGCTTCCACTTTTATGTCTGAGGTGTCAGAATCTAGGAATGTTTATGCGGTGCCCACTGACCTGTTCCACAGGAAATGTGTTTTGATCCAATCAAGAGACAAACAATATGTTATTCCTCTACCAAATAATGTAGAGAGAGATTAA
- the LOC121641029 gene encoding uncharacterized protein LOC121641029 isoform X1, whose translation MAQFKFGMFYFRDNTIHVESTDIVTPQYRQQLVQVLKRPDLSSEDGWIQVCWGTRKAPKNKVAAKLLLLGDNYKELMGKKEAFLKDEDIWHMAVARRRTTPCTTTRDGSKPKKKRITATSSLTSDEDETQIDPSQVFQTNKPKMTKAARDRALSQLKSSLLRRNPTTSTSLTSDVDTDIDTNVDLFDPPQASESTDLGQGESEEESVLMDQSRSSVDMQQDVMDALKEIPALVKCVRDLITTMKRMPPVMDTDSTSSGSSSPAPEMISLGNTGVQISKNCFLRLNRTRMSLFTQDLAVLIFGRDVLASSTLTGKPGPTGTAKEQLNPEKLSALVDTVIAEFPGTNVSDVRAVIRRKCNNENFVSKKKQ comes from the exons ATGGCGCAGTTCAAGTTCgggatgttttattttagggaCAACACAATTCACGTCGAAAGTACTGACATTGTGACACCTCAGTACAGACAGCAGCTCGTTCAGGTATTAAAACGGCCGGACCTCTCCAGTGAAGACGGATGGATACAAGTGTGCTGGGGCACCAGGAAAGCACCTAAAAACAAGGTGGCCGCGAAACTGCTCTTACTCGGAG ACAACTACAAGGAGttgatggggaaaaaagaagccTTCCTCAAGGATGAGGACATCTGGCACATGGCAGTTGCAAGGAGAAGGACCACACCATGTACCACAACACGTGATGGAAGCAAACCAAAG aaaaaaagaattactgCAACTTCCAGTCTCACTTCAGATGAAGATGAAACACAGATTGACCCATCACAAGTTTTTCAAACAAAT AAGCCGAAGATGACAAAAGCTGCAAGAGACAGAGCCCTTTCCCAACTGAAATCCTCGCTGCTGAGAAGAAATCCAACAACCTCCACCTCCTTGACAAGTGATGTTGATACAGACATAGACACCAATGTGGACTTATTTGACCCACCTCAGGCTTCAGAATCAACT GACCTGGGCCAAGGGGAAAGTGAAGAGGAGAGTGTCCTGATGGATCAGTCCAGATCCAGTGTTGACATGCAACAGGACGTGATGGATGCTCTGAAAG AAATTCCAGCCTTAGTCAAGTGTGTCAGAGATCTTATTACAACCATGAAGAGAATGCCACCTGTCATGGACACTGACAGTACAAGTTCTGGTTCTTCCAGTCCAGCTCCAGAAATG ATTTCCTTGGGCAACACGGGGGTGCAGATCAGCAAAAACTGTTTCCTAAGACTAAACCGAACAAGAATGTCCCTGTTCACACAGGACTTAGCTGTGCTCATCTTTGGGCGGGATGTTTTGGCATCCTCGACTCTCACAGGAAAACCAGGGCCTACTGGAACAGCGAAAGAGCAGCTAAATCCGGAAAAGCTGAGTGCCCTCGTTG ATACAGTTATTGCTGAATTTCCAGGAACAAATGTGTCTGATGTGAGGGCAGTGATTCGGAGAAAATGTAACAATGAGAATTTTGTGAGCAAAAAGAAACAGTAA